One Streptomyces hundungensis DNA segment encodes these proteins:
- a CDS encoding LysM peptidoglycan-binding domain-containing protein, with amino-acid sequence MAAPVGGKAAKGLSRATLAIHQPPTDLGGSMGGRIGEVKFQFNPSQVQLGRSANWITTPAISYNRGAPPKFTGAMPASLQLEVFLDASGTPSSNTVQSQVELLLSCCEVTSQSISAKAPSPPWVEFSWGSFSTVQFVAYVTSVNASYTLFSPNGMPLRATCTLALTEVASETKRQNPTSGALSARRVHRTVAGDTLASLAWREYGDATQWRTIAEANEIDDPMRLRPGTELLLPASSEGTT; translated from the coding sequence ATGGCAGCTCCCGTCGGAGGCAAGGCCGCCAAGGGCCTGTCCCGTGCCACCCTCGCCATCCACCAGCCCCCCACCGACCTCGGTGGTTCCATGGGCGGGCGGATCGGCGAGGTCAAGTTCCAGTTCAACCCCTCACAGGTGCAGTTGGGCCGGTCCGCCAACTGGATCACCACGCCCGCCATCTCCTACAACCGGGGCGCGCCGCCCAAGTTCACCGGTGCGATGCCGGCCTCGCTGCAACTGGAGGTGTTCCTCGACGCCTCGGGGACGCCCAGCTCCAACACCGTGCAGAGCCAGGTGGAACTGCTGCTCTCGTGCTGCGAGGTGACCTCGCAGAGCATCAGCGCGAAGGCGCCTTCGCCGCCGTGGGTGGAGTTCAGCTGGGGTTCGTTCTCGACGGTCCAGTTCGTCGCGTACGTCACCAGCGTCAACGCCAGTTACACCCTGTTCAGCCCCAACGGCATGCCGCTGCGCGCCACTTGCACGCTCGCGCTGACCGAGGTGGCCAGCGAGACCAAGCGCCAGAACCCGACCTCGGGCGCCCTGTCGGCGCGCCGGGTGCACCGCACGGTCGCCGGGGACACGCTGGCGTCGCTTGCCTGGCGCGAGTACGGCGACGCCACCCAGTGGCGCACCATCGCCGAGGCCAACGAGATCGACGACCCGATGCGGCTGCGTCCCGGCACCGAGCTGCTGCTGCCTGCTTCCTCGGAGGGCACCACGTGA
- a CDS encoding phage tail protein, producing MPSTLDPGSTVFFKLTIDGQNLGLFNGCDGLASEVEVEQRQEGGNNGFVWQLPTRVTFSTIRLTRPLTADTSKVAAWISSLATGITRPTAQIAALRADGSIVAQWGLVEVLPVRWTGPSLDPASPSVATETLEIAHHGFTDAGGA from the coding sequence ATGCCCTCCACCCTTGACCCCGGCTCCACCGTCTTCTTCAAGCTGACCATCGACGGCCAGAACCTCGGCCTGTTCAACGGCTGCGACGGTCTCGCCTCCGAGGTCGAGGTGGAGCAGCGCCAAGAGGGCGGCAACAACGGGTTCGTGTGGCAACTGCCCACCCGGGTCACGTTCTCCACGATCCGCCTGACGCGCCCGCTCACCGCCGACACCTCCAAGGTGGCCGCCTGGATCTCCTCACTGGCCACCGGCATCACCCGGCCCACCGCGCAGATCGCGGCGCTGCGCGCCGACGGCTCGATCGTCGCGCAGTGGGGTCTGGTGGAGGTGCTTCCGGTGCGCTGGACGGGGCCGAGCCTCGACCCGGCGAGCCCGAGCGTGGCCACCGAGACCCTGGAGATCGCCCACCACGGCTTCACCGACGCGGGAGGTGCGTGA
- a CDS encoding AfsR/SARP family transcriptional regulator, whose protein sequence is MGMAGGLSGGVAGGLRFRMLGPVEGDFDGRALPLGPPQQRALLAVLLLRAGRPVSMPELLDAIWGERLPPRGVGTLRTYVSRLRTLLEPDRPARTPARLLVSADDGYALRVPSTALDTAVFEARLAEAARLRGAGDTAAAHHELTGALALWGGSPLAGLPGPHAERQRDRLTELWLSAREDHFHGALALDRHAATIASLRAFAAEHPLRERAQALLMLALHRAGRQADAFAVYETTRRTLSEELGVPPGPELSALHTRLLNRHQPPTAPDPRHPSRDRASTTPGSRATDLRQPSGDTARGSRAADFRQPAGDGTPGARGSRAANSRASSGDRAPGASGPRTTGSRQPSVDGASAAPGSGTPVPRHPSGDRAPGASGPRTTGSRQPSVDGASATPGSGTPAPAARPGKGPPPRRARAPPVPATPRRTGRPPHGPRAPPTLTTGPGPGRLPRGARVLPNPGSRPRIGRPSRRVRAPPTLTTGPGTGPPPHRPRASPALAHGPGPGPPPRRVRASPTLTNGPGTGPPPHRPRASPTLAHGPGTKRLPRGARVLPTPGSRPRIGRPSRRVRASPTLTTGPGTGPPPRRVRASPTLTTGPGTGPPPRRVRAPPTPANCRGTPHRARAPPPPATPRPTRPPPRPVRPTIGGPPRNGSSPPRPRARPTRGGPRRIGVPSPRARTRPAPGVPPPNKSPPRTPQAPRTPVPSRSGPPPTPLNCRTP, encoded by the coding sequence ATGGGGATGGCCGGGGGGCTCAGCGGTGGCGTGGCCGGCGGGCTGCGGTTCCGGATGCTCGGGCCGGTCGAGGGCGACTTCGACGGCCGGGCCCTGCCGCTCGGTCCGCCCCAGCAACGCGCCCTGCTCGCCGTCCTGTTGCTCCGCGCCGGCCGGCCGGTCTCGATGCCGGAACTCCTCGACGCGATCTGGGGCGAGCGGCTGCCCCCGCGCGGCGTGGGAACCCTGCGCACCTATGTCTCGCGGCTGCGTACCCTGCTCGAACCGGACCGCCCCGCGCGCACCCCGGCCCGCCTCCTGGTCTCCGCCGACGACGGCTACGCGCTGCGGGTTCCCTCCACGGCCCTGGACACCGCCGTCTTCGAGGCGCGGCTCGCCGAGGCGGCACGGCTGCGGGGCGCGGGGGACACGGCCGCCGCCCACCACGAACTCACCGGCGCGCTCGCCCTGTGGGGCGGCAGCCCCCTCGCCGGCCTGCCCGGCCCGCACGCCGAGCGCCAGCGCGACCGGCTCACCGAGCTGTGGCTCTCCGCCCGCGAGGACCACTTCCACGGCGCCCTCGCCCTGGACCGCCACGCGGCGACCATTGCCTCGCTGCGCGCGTTCGCCGCCGAACACCCCCTGCGCGAACGCGCCCAGGCCCTCCTCATGCTGGCCCTGCACCGGGCCGGCCGTCAGGCCGACGCGTTCGCGGTGTACGAGACGACCCGCCGCACCCTGAGCGAGGAACTCGGCGTCCCGCCCGGCCCCGAACTGTCCGCCCTGCACACCCGCCTGCTCAACCGCCACCAGCCCCCGACCGCGCCCGACCCCCGCCACCCGTCCAGGGACCGGGCGTCCACCACGCCGGGCTCGCGCGCCACCGACCTCCGTCAACCGTCCGGGGACACCGCGCGGGGCTCGCGCGCTGCCGACTTCCGTCAACCGGCCGGGGACGGAACGCCCGGTGCGCGCGGCTCGCGGGCCGCCAACTCCCGCGCGTCGTCCGGGGATCGGGCACCCGGCGCGTCGGGCCCGCGCACCACTGGCTCCCGCCAACCGTCCGTGGACGGCGCGTCCGCCGCACCGGGCTCGGGCACCCCTGTCCCCCGCCACCCGTCCGGGGATCGGGCACCCGGCGCGTCGGGCCCGCGCACCACTGGCTCCCGCCAACCGTCCGTGGACGGCGCGTCCGCCACACCGGGCTCGGGCACCCCTGCCCCCGCCGCCCGTCCGGGGAAGGGACCCCCGCCGCGTCGGGCTCGCGCACCACCGGTCCCCGCCACCCCTCGGCGGACCGGGCGTCCGCCGCACGGGCCCCGCGCCCCACCGACCCTCACCACTGGCCCGGGGCCGGGACGCCTGCCGCGCGGGGCTCGCGTACTGCCAAATCCCGGCAGCCGTCCGCGGATCGGGCGTCCCTCACGCCGGGTTCGCGCCCCACCGACCCTCACCACCGGCCCGGGGACGGGACCCCCGCCGCACCGGCCCCGCGCCTCACCGGCCCTCGCCCATGGCCCGGGGCCGGGACCCCCGCCGCGCCGGGTTCGCGCCTCACCGACCCTCACCAATGGCCCGGGGACGGGACCCCCGCCGCACCGGCCCCGCGCCTCACCGACCCTCGCCCATGGCCCGGGGACGAAACGCCTGCCGCGCGGGGCTCGCGTACTGCCAACTCCCGGCAGCCGTCCGCGGATCGGGCGTCCCTCGCGCCGGGTTCGAGCCTCACCGACCCTCACCACTGGCCCGGGGACGGGACCCCCGCCGCGCCGGGTTCGCGCCTCACCGACCCTCACCACCGGCCCGGGGACGGGACCCCCGCCGCGCCGGGTTCGCGCCCCACCGACCCCCGCCAACTGTCGGGGGACACCGCACCGAGCCCGCGCACCACCGCCCCCCGCCACCCCTCGGCCGACCCGGCCCCCGCCACGCCCCGTGCGTCCGACGATTGGCGGTCCTCCGCGGAACGGATCGTCACCGCCTCGGCCGCGCGCGCGGCCGACCCGTGGTGGTCCTCGGCGGATCGGGGTGCCGTCACCCCGGGCTCGCACGAGGCCGGCCCCCGGCGTCCCTCCGCCGAACAAATCCCCGCCCCGCACGCCGCAGGCGCCCCGCACGCCGGTGCCGTCGAGGAGCGGCCCACCTCCAACCCCGCTCAACTGCCGCACGC
- a CDS encoding phage tail protein gives MSLQPGDALTTHNFGLQIDGIMVEYLQEVSSLSMEQDVIEYQQVSADGKPVIKKLPGVKKAGECTVTRGATQSATFSEWIKESIDGNMGSARKNASIIMMDYQDNPVKRYHLRNAWCNKVEISAVKAGDAAAMTEQVSITFEELVIE, from the coding sequence ATGTCGCTTCAGCCCGGTGACGCTCTCACCACACACAACTTCGGCCTCCAGATCGACGGCATCATGGTCGAGTACTTGCAGGAGGTCAGCAGCCTCTCGATGGAGCAGGACGTCATCGAGTACCAGCAGGTCTCGGCCGACGGAAAGCCGGTCATCAAGAAGCTGCCCGGCGTCAAGAAGGCCGGCGAGTGCACGGTGACGCGCGGCGCCACGCAGTCCGCCACGTTCTCCGAGTGGATCAAGGAGTCCATCGACGGGAACATGGGGTCGGCGCGCAAGAACGCCTCGATCATCATGATGGACTACCAGGACAACCCGGTGAAGCGCTACCACCTGCGCAACGCCTGGTGCAACAAGGTCGAGATCAGCGCGGTCAAGGCCGGCGACGCCGCCGCCATGACCGAGCAGGTCTCCATCACCTTCGAAGAGCTGGTCATCGAGTAA
- a CDS encoding VgrG-related protein — translation MTEKTFTTVLHVQLNGTVLPDPLALRLVEGWVDSSVNVPAAFQLTFSDKDSKLTTKFPMLKIGAKVIISPFTDGRRGDPMMTGEVTALEMDSEPGSGRHLLVRGYDPGHRLLRNRRVEGYPNMTASDIVRRIAGQNGLKIGKIESTSAVYDLATQPNITDWDFLSRLAAENDVRLSFDNQGKLNFAGLDPASGAPSDTTPAAQSPYVLDFGANNLHSRATMTAAGQVRKVNVRGWDMRTRQKLQAPVPAVTSKDISADMTPGQVTLPFGASELTATHVPYTTLSQVTHAAKALADDVTGAFAELEVAITGNPELKPGTPIAVKGAGFPFEGKYTATGVRHVFASGDLYTTWLTVSGRQFRSLYGLASGGTEQAPPMPGVAVALVTNTKDPLRMGRVRLSFPWLSATYESDWCRVAQFGGKGGGGLLLPEVNDEVLCAFDRGSLEHPYVIAGLYNGIDKHTREPDNYPAVDPTSGEINWRSLTGRSGHTLEILESGGAARMESGIRLRTGRGRLHIQMNEARTSLTIHSDGSVDIRGTRSVDIEAGGDLSLKAGGNLSLKSGGAIEIDAGMAINVKAGLAFDVKAGGEASIGAGGMLALNSIGATTINAIANLTIDSATILVNAPAFSIQSAAPLVNGAPII, via the coding sequence GTGACCGAGAAGACCTTCACCACCGTCCTGCACGTGCAGTTGAACGGCACCGTGCTGCCCGACCCGCTGGCGCTGCGCCTCGTCGAGGGCTGGGTGGACTCCTCGGTCAACGTGCCGGCCGCCTTCCAGCTCACCTTCAGCGACAAGGACTCCAAGCTCACCACCAAGTTCCCGATGCTGAAGATCGGGGCGAAGGTGATCATCAGCCCGTTCACCGACGGCCGGCGCGGCGACCCGATGATGACCGGCGAGGTCACCGCCCTGGAGATGGACTCCGAGCCCGGCAGCGGCCGCCACTTGCTGGTGCGCGGCTACGACCCCGGCCACCGCCTCCTGCGCAACCGCCGGGTCGAGGGCTACCCGAACATGACGGCCTCCGACATCGTGCGCCGCATCGCCGGTCAGAACGGCCTCAAGATCGGCAAGATCGAGTCGACCTCGGCGGTGTACGACCTGGCGACCCAGCCCAACATCACCGACTGGGACTTCCTGTCGCGCCTTGCCGCCGAGAACGACGTGCGCCTGTCCTTCGACAACCAGGGCAAGCTCAACTTCGCCGGGCTCGACCCGGCCTCCGGCGCCCCGTCCGACACCACCCCGGCCGCGCAGAGCCCGTACGTCCTGGACTTCGGGGCGAACAACCTGCACAGCCGGGCCACGATGACGGCCGCCGGGCAGGTCAGAAAGGTCAATGTGCGCGGCTGGGACATGCGCACCCGGCAGAAGTTGCAGGCGCCCGTCCCCGCGGTCACCAGCAAGGACATCTCCGCCGACATGACGCCCGGCCAGGTGACGCTGCCGTTCGGCGCCTCCGAGCTCACCGCCACCCACGTCCCGTACACCACCCTGTCCCAGGTCACGCACGCCGCGAAGGCGCTCGCCGACGACGTGACGGGCGCCTTCGCCGAGCTGGAGGTCGCCATCACCGGCAACCCCGAGCTCAAGCCGGGCACCCCCATCGCCGTGAAGGGCGCGGGCTTCCCCTTCGAGGGCAAGTACACCGCGACCGGCGTGCGGCACGTCTTCGCCTCCGGTGACCTGTACACGACGTGGCTGACGGTCTCGGGCCGCCAGTTCCGTTCGCTGTACGGGCTCGCCTCGGGCGGCACCGAGCAGGCGCCCCCGATGCCCGGCGTCGCGGTCGCCCTGGTCACCAACACCAAGGACCCGCTGCGCATGGGCCGGGTCAGGCTGTCGTTCCCGTGGCTGTCCGCCACGTACGAGAGCGACTGGTGCCGGGTCGCGCAGTTCGGCGGCAAGGGCGGCGGCGGGCTGCTGCTCCCGGAGGTCAACGACGAGGTGCTGTGCGCCTTCGACCGAGGCTCCCTGGAGCACCCGTACGTCATCGCCGGGCTCTACAACGGCATCGACAAGCACACCCGGGAACCCGACAACTACCCGGCCGTCGACCCGACCAGCGGCGAGATCAACTGGCGCTCGCTGACCGGCCGCAGCGGCCACACCCTGGAAATCCTCGAATCGGGCGGGGCCGCGCGGATGGAGAGCGGCATCCGGCTGCGCACCGGCAGGGGCCGGCTGCACATCCAGATGAACGAGGCCCGCACCTCCCTGACGATCCACAGCGACGGCAGCGTCGACATCCGGGGCACCCGCAGCGTCGACATCGAGGCGGGTGGCGACCTGTCCCTGAAGGCGGGCGGCAATCTGAGCCTGAAGTCGGGCGGCGCCATCGAGATCGACGCGGGCATGGCCATCAACGTCAAGGCCGGCCTCGCGTTCGACGTGAAGGCGGGTGGCGAGGCGTCCATCGGCGCGGGCGGCATGCTGGCGCTGAACTCGATCGGAGCGACGACCATCAACGCGATCGCCAACCTCACCATCGACTCCGCGACCATCCTCGTCAACGCGCCCGCCTTCTCCATCCAGTCGGCGGCCCCGCTGGTCAACGGCGCGCCGATCATCTAG
- a CDS encoding DUF6760 family protein, which yields MTYAADRIEEETAYLAYHFHWDMDSILDLEHADRRAYVRRVAALVEQGEGER from the coding sequence GTGACGTACGCGGCCGACCGGATCGAGGAGGAGACCGCGTACCTGGCCTACCACTTCCACTGGGACATGGACTCCATCCTCGACCTGGAGCATGCGGACCGGCGGGCGTACGTACGGCGGGTGGCGGCACTGGTGGAACAAGGCGAAGGGGAGCGGTGA
- a CDS encoding phage tail sheath family protein → MPNYLSPGVYVEEVASGSRPIEGVGTSVAAFVGLAPVGPLNEPTLVTNWSQYVAEFGEFTDGYYLAHSVYGFFNNGGTAAYVVRVGGSDNGAGQAAPQSSTAAPQAITAGEAVALGTFKVSAIAAGSGAGGALTVEVQDAEGEGNGDRFKLVVKDGDTVVENFDVSAKKSARNYVVTQVKQRSKTISVEEATAGAQLAKPDAQAITLAPPAAAPAPTAPGTTVARIESGQFIGDSADRTGFGGLEAFDEINMVAAPDLMAAYQQGLIDLEQVKAVQLGLVSHCELMGDRMAVLDPPPGLNARDIRKWRMEVAGYDSRYAALYYPWIKIFDPSSGQTKVVPPSGHMAGIWARNDSERGVHKAPANEIVRGAVDLELQITRGEQDLLNPVGVNCIRAFPGRGIRVWGARTLASDPAWRYLNVRRYFNYLEESILIGTQWVVFEPNDQALWARIRRNISAFLVNEWRNGALFGQRAEDAFYVKCDAETNPPESVDLGRVVCEIGIAPVKPAEFVVFRLAQFSGGGGELEE, encoded by the coding sequence GTGCCCAACTACCTGTCCCCCGGCGTCTACGTCGAGGAAGTCGCCAGCGGATCCCGCCCCATCGAAGGGGTCGGCACCTCGGTGGCCGCCTTCGTCGGGCTCGCGCCCGTGGGGCCGCTCAACGAGCCGACGCTGGTGACCAACTGGTCCCAGTACGTCGCCGAGTTCGGCGAGTTCACGGACGGGTACTACCTGGCGCACTCCGTCTACGGCTTCTTCAACAACGGCGGCACGGCCGCCTACGTGGTCCGCGTCGGCGGCTCGGACAACGGCGCCGGCCAGGCCGCCCCGCAGTCCTCGACCGCCGCCCCGCAGGCGATCACCGCCGGTGAGGCCGTGGCGCTCGGCACGTTCAAGGTGTCCGCGATCGCGGCCGGCTCCGGCGCCGGCGGCGCGCTCACCGTCGAGGTGCAGGACGCCGAGGGCGAGGGCAACGGCGACCGCTTCAAGCTGGTCGTCAAGGACGGCGACACCGTCGTGGAGAACTTCGACGTCAGCGCGAAGAAGTCGGCCCGCAACTACGTCGTCACCCAGGTCAAGCAGCGCTCCAAGACGATCTCCGTCGAGGAGGCCACGGCCGGCGCCCAGCTCGCCAAGCCGGACGCGCAGGCCATCACCCTGGCCCCGCCGGCCGCCGCGCCCGCGCCGACCGCGCCCGGCACCACGGTCGCCCGGATCGAGTCCGGCCAGTTCATCGGCGACTCCGCCGACCGCACCGGCTTCGGCGGCCTGGAAGCCTTCGACGAGATCAACATGGTCGCGGCGCCGGACCTGATGGCCGCCTACCAGCAGGGCCTGATCGACCTGGAGCAGGTCAAGGCCGTCCAGCTCGGCCTGGTCTCGCACTGCGAGCTGATGGGCGACCGCATGGCCGTCCTCGACCCGCCGCCCGGGCTCAACGCCCGCGACATCCGCAAATGGCGCATGGAGGTGGCGGGTTACGACTCCCGCTACGCCGCCCTGTACTACCCCTGGATCAAGATCTTCGACCCGTCCAGCGGCCAGACCAAGGTCGTCCCGCCGTCCGGCCACATGGCCGGCATCTGGGCCCGCAACGACTCCGAGCGCGGCGTCCACAAGGCTCCCGCCAACGAGATCGTGCGCGGCGCCGTCGACCTGGAACTCCAGATCACCCGTGGCGAGCAGGACCTCCTGAACCCGGTCGGCGTCAACTGCATCCGCGCCTTCCCGGGCCGGGGCATCCGCGTCTGGGGCGCCCGCACCCTCGCCTCCGACCCGGCGTGGCGCTACCTGAACGTGCGCCGCTACTTCAACTACCTCGAAGAGTCGATCCTGATCGGCACCCAGTGGGTCGTCTTCGAGCCGAACGACCAGGCGCTGTGGGCCCGCATCCGCCGCAACATCTCCGCCTTCCTGGTCAACGAGTGGCGCAACGGCGCCCTGTTCGGCCAGCGCGCCGAGGACGCCTTCTACGTGAAGTGCGACGCGGAGACCAACCCGCCGGAGTCGGTCGACCTCGGCCGCGTGGTCTGCGAGATCGGCATCGCGCCCGTCAAGCCCGCCGAGTTCGTCGTGTTCCGGCTCGCCCAGTTCTCGGGCGGCGGCGGCGAGCTGGAGGAGTAG